Proteins encoded within one genomic window of Panicum virgatum strain AP13 chromosome 1N, P.virgatum_v5, whole genome shotgun sequence:
- the LOC120654474 gene encoding peptidyl-prolyl cis-trans isomerase-like: protein MANPRVFFDMAIGGAPAGRIVMELYANEVPRTAENFRALCTGEKGVGKKGKPLHYKGSVFHRVIPDFMCQGGDFTDGNGTGGESIYGAKFADEKFVRKHTGPGVLSMANAGPNTNGSQFFICTVPCPWLDGKHVVFGQVVEGLDVVKAIEKVGSRSGSTAKVVKVADCGQLA from the coding sequence ATGGCCAACCCCCGCGTGTTCTTCGACATGGCCATCGGCGGCGCCCCCGCGGGGCGCATCGTGATGGAGCTGTACGCGAACGAGGTGCCGCGCACGGCGGAGAACTTCCGCGCGCTGTGCACGGGCGAGAAGGGCGTGGGCAAGAAGGGGAAGCCGCTCCACTACAAGGGCTCGGTCTTCCACCGCGTCATCCCCGACTTCATGTGCCAGGGCGGCGACTTCACCGACGGCaacggcaccggcggcgagtccATCTACGGCGCCAAGTTCGCCGACGAGAAGTTCGTGCGCAAGCACACGGGCCCCGGGGTGCTCTCCATGGCCAACGCCGGGCCCAACACCAACGGCTCCCAGTTCTTCATCTGCACCGTGCCCTGCCCTTGGCTCGACGGCAAGCACGTCGTCTTCGGCCAGGTCGTCGAGGGGCTCGACGTCGTCAAGGCCATCGAGAAGGTGGGCTCCCGCAGCGGCTCCACCGCCAAGGTGGTCAAGGTCGCCGACTGCGGCCAGCTCGCCTAG
- the LOC120654475 gene encoding uncharacterized protein LOC120654475 isoform X2, giving the protein MAAAKEEAFTDAELEVAAILCGLKKTLRARDRRRRRRMQRLQPAPELPTWGRRRPRSMPEEKPATPAPVLPASGVAGRDGAASPDTPLAYPESGGDDATMEEEDAKKPTSHDQWVPEKHGVVSSLSRESAHLLMVKREEEEQARKRPRLAAQGLDLNEPARAPEEEEQARAQAQAVAAAAAAFEYYRLVQQRAAMEKAAVSAGARRRRLEILRAKVACPLVSSRPRRAG; this is encoded by the exons atggcggcggcgaaggaggagGCGTTCACGGACGcggagctggaggtggccgCCATTCTGTGCGGCCTCAAGAAGACCCTGCGCGCGCGggaccggcgccggcggcggcggatgcagCGCCTCCAACCGGCCCCGGAGCTCCCCACGtggggccggcgccggccgcggtcGATGCCGGAGGAGAAGCCCGCCACCCCCGCCCCCGTCCTCCCCGCTTCCGGGGTCGCGGGGCGGGACGGCGCCGCCAGCCCGGACACGCCGCTCGCCTACCCGGAGAGCGGCGGGGACGACgcgaccatggaggaggaggacgccaaGAAGCCCACCTCCCATGACCAG TGGGTGCCGGAGAAGCACGGCGTGGTCTCCAGCTTGTCGCGGGAGAGCGCGCACCTCCTCATG GTGaaacgggaggaggaggagcaggcgcgGAAACGGCCGCGGTtggcggcgcaggggctggACCTGAACgagccggcgcgggcgccggaggaggaggagcaggcgagGGCGCAGGCCCAggcggtcgcggcggcggcggcggcctttgaGTACTACCGGCTCGTGCAGCAGCGGGCGGCGATGGAGAAGGCGGCGGTgtcggcgggggcgcggcggcggaggctggaGATCCTGCGGGCCAAGGTGGCCTGCCCGCTGGTGTCGAGcaggccgcggcgcgcggggtgA
- the LOC120654475 gene encoding uncharacterized protein LOC120654475 isoform X1, with amino-acid sequence MAAAKEEAFTDAELEVAAILCGLKKTLRARDRRRRRRMQRLQPAPELPTWGRRRPRSMPEEKPATPAPVLPASGVAGRDGAASPDTPLAYPESGGDDATMEEEDAKKPTSHDQWVPEKHGVVSSLSRESAHLLMQIEEDRARLQSSRSTNESLKQLHKVKREEEEQARKRPRLAAQGLDLNEPARAPEEEEQARAQAQAVAAAAAAFEYYRLVQQRAAMEKAAVSAGARRRRLEILRAKVACPLVSSRPRRAG; translated from the exons atggcggcggcgaaggaggagGCGTTCACGGACGcggagctggaggtggccgCCATTCTGTGCGGCCTCAAGAAGACCCTGCGCGCGCGggaccggcgccggcggcggcggatgcagCGCCTCCAACCGGCCCCGGAGCTCCCCACGtggggccggcgccggccgcggtcGATGCCGGAGGAGAAGCCCGCCACCCCCGCCCCCGTCCTCCCCGCTTCCGGGGTCGCGGGGCGGGACGGCGCCGCCAGCCCGGACACGCCGCTCGCCTACCCGGAGAGCGGCGGGGACGACgcgaccatggaggaggaggacgccaaGAAGCCCACCTCCCATGACCAG TGGGTGCCGGAGAAGCACGGCGTGGTCTCCAGCTTGTCGCGGGAGAGCGCGCACCTCCTCATG CAAATCGAGGAGGACAGAGCTCGGCTGCAGAGCTCGAGGAGCACGAACGAGAGCTTGAAGCAGTTGCATAAG GTGaaacgggaggaggaggagcaggcgcgGAAACGGCCGCGGTtggcggcgcaggggctggACCTGAACgagccggcgcgggcgccggaggaggaggagcaggcgagGGCGCAGGCCCAggcggtcgcggcggcggcggcggcctttgaGTACTACCGGCTCGTGCAGCAGCGGGCGGCGATGGAGAAGGCGGCGGTgtcggcgggggcgcggcggcggaggctggaGATCCTGCGGGCCAAGGTGGCCTGCCCGCTGGTGTCGAGcaggccgcggcgcgcggggtgA